The nucleotide sequence CCATCAAACACTAACTGTTAATCCTGACAGTTTCATCgatctctatctatctctctctccccccctccccctctctcccctcctctctcccccctctctcccccctctctctctccaccccccccccagagatAACATGTTTGGCCATTTTTCTGCAGTCTCACCTTTCTCCCTAGTAGTTCTGAGCCATAAGCCTGAAAAACACTGAGGTGGTTTGCCGAATTTACGGAAGAGTGAATAAGGCAATATTTATGATTTAAAGGAAAGGATGGATGAAGACTTTACACTGTTAGATCCCCCTGGGCCAATTACATGTAACAAACCCTGTCAAGCTGAGGTATAACAGCTCTATGTAGCCTGACCCACTTTGAGAAGGTGGCCTGAACTCCCCTTACCTTACCCGGCCCTCTTGACTGCAAAAGCTGGTTTAAATTTCTTAGTAGTGAAGATGTTCTACAGAACGGGTAGAAAGAATACTGCATTATACTCTGCTGTGTAAAACAAGCTCGCTACACAAATATAATCCGTGCCAGGTATATTGTGTTAAATCTGAGCAGTACATTGAACCGGGTTTCCAATACTTTCTCAGCTTTGACAATGCTGACATTTTTTAAGCTAGATTATTAACAACGCGTCTCATCGACACTGAGATCGCGACCAGTGAGGCAAACAATTCAAAGAAAAGATGATTCCTTTGGCATGTCTGTTGAAGCACGATTCCTTGTAATAGCGAGCTATCTTAAACCATTGATATATGCTCGCTCCAATATGCTAATTCGAGTCGCTACGTAGCACGGTGGTAGTTGACTCCACCTTGAACTGTGTGCATCTGCAATATTGATTTTAAATTCTGCATTTTACAATTCTGATCATGACCACCCAGTAAATATTTATCACCTTTTACTCCGGGGGGGTTGATTTTTTGTGCAGAATGCCACTGACCTTATTTTTGACATGACGCAGCCGTCTGCTATTGCTGCTGAGACTGCAGTATCGTTTATTGAGTTAGCAGATGAACACGGCGCGGGTGTGTAGCACAGACTTCACTGGCTTGCCTGGGCGTGGTGTGTCGCAGGTTGAGAGAATTTCATTCCTACTGACGAGGTATTAGAGATTTATTTCTGCGCCATCGAGTCGGCGTACGGAGCAGGCACTGGCCCGCATGGTTCATGTTGCATGAAGGGGAAGAAGCCCATTTGGTCCTCAAGAGCGAATGCACCAGTGTTTAAAGGCATGGAAATCTGATAGTGCGCTCGATTAATAGTTGAAGAATGCAGCACCTCAGTCAAACGTACCAGTGCGTTCAGACCACTCTCTGACGGCGGAATGATGGTGATTCTCGGCGTCGGCGCAACAGGAATTATCAGCCGGTCGAGGATCAGCTGCCTTGTGGTCAGAGAGAGCGAACTATGGTGACAAGCGTCGGGTTGCTGGATGTTAACGAGACGTCGTCTGAAGATGACCGGCCGGTTAGAATGTTAAATTGCGCCTAGATACCCCCGGGGAGAGTTGCAACTTTTCTCCTCAGCCGAGCCCGGTGAAGGAAGATGCCGGCGCGGTAGGCGCTGCCAGGAATGCCGACAGAATGGGAAGCACCTTAGGATGCGTCCGAAAGCAGCAAGAGGCTGCGGAAGCAGATCGGAAGAAAACTCCCTTCACGCCGCGGAAAAAGATCAGATTTAAGCGCTTCAGGAAAAACAAGAAAGCCGCTTCGCGTCCCCGAGATGGTGCGGGAGAGGCGGAGGGAAGACCGCCGGGCGATTCTCCATCGTCTGCTCGGCAAACGAGAGGTGATGAGGCACGTTTCTCTCCGGCTGGAGCTGCGGGGAAATTATCAACAGGCGCCGGTCTCGGTCCTGGATCGGGAAAGGGGGAACCTGCTGAAGACCCGTCAGGTGGGCTGCCCCTCCGAAATGCATCGGATCTCCCCAGCGAAGCGGCGACAAGTCCGGGAGGAGAATCGGTAGATCTCCTCGTGAAGGCCGGCGGAGAAAGTACGCAGCAGACGTTTTCAGTCAGGGCTGAAATCCAACCTTTTGGCCAACGCGTGATTAAATTCGAAACGGACCCGTGTTCGGTGGCAGAACTCTGCGATCCACCTGTGAAACCCGAGGGAAGTGAAATGAAAGAATTGATTTTCCCCGTACCCGTGTCCGGAGAAGGGGACCTGAAAGCCGGCAAGAAACTAATTGCGAGCAACCCCGAAGCTGCTAATGAAACCG is from Hypanus sabinus isolate sHypSab1 chromosome 30, sHypSab1.hap1, whole genome shotgun sequence and encodes:
- the LOC132383467 gene encoding uncharacterized protein LOC132383467 produces the protein MGSTLGCVRKQQEAAEADRKKTPFTPRKKIRFKRFRKNKKAASRPRDGAGEAEGRPPGDSPSSARQTRGDEARFSPAGAAGKLSTGAGLGPGSGKGEPAEDPSGGLPLRNASDLPSEAATSPGGESVDLLVKAGGESTQQTFSVRAEIQPFGQRVIKFETDPCSVAELCDPPVKPEGSEMKELIFPVPVSGEGDLKAGKKLIASNPEAANETDAGPFSRESPEKGDWEGSNTDHPDVPGEPHVTSHSERADGKNSQSPLHRVNEALTEEAELARQSPLKRDFTVELRTLFSSGYGSNLPSAEINESVSGKTSCRDFELFSYVPDGDTMSISETEFGLSTSNEGDDISLEQIANLSQEMVRESLMIL